A region of Methyloversatilis discipulorum DNA encodes the following proteins:
- a CDS encoding MinD/ParA family ATP-binding protein, with protein MADFMHDQAAGLRAMFRRYPTQRVAFAGAMDGVGSTSIAVATAIEAARSGLRVTLIDEHQGAGSATARLGLTSRIDLLQAINRDVALASVRIASQHGVAVVPAARLAAASKQLNRLQTEALDEALVELTRDTELLVIDCALDDGQLSALARRADRLAVITAASGVSITAAYALIKRHLAGNAPVTGSAARPVHVGVSRARSVADARQAFASLNGVVSEHLGSALHWLGCLPSGYQRPVFATAGDDALKIGRDLAEKLFVTREAEKAGMLSALDDALAGDRSDRGGRADGFPAQVA; from the coding sequence GTGGCTGATTTCATGCACGACCAGGCAGCCGGCCTGCGCGCCATGTTCCGCCGTTACCCGACGCAGCGCGTCGCCTTCGCCGGCGCGATGGACGGCGTCGGCAGTACCTCGATCGCGGTCGCCACCGCCATCGAGGCGGCCCGCAGCGGCCTGCGCGTGACACTGATCGACGAACACCAGGGCGCCGGCTCGGCGACCGCGCGGCTCGGCCTGACCTCGCGCATCGACCTGTTGCAGGCGATCAACCGCGACGTTGCGCTCGCCTCGGTGCGCATCGCCTCGCAACACGGCGTGGCCGTGGTGCCGGCAGCCCGTCTGGCCGCCGCGTCGAAACAGCTGAACCGCCTGCAGACCGAGGCGCTGGACGAAGCGCTGGTCGAACTGACCCGCGATACCGAACTGCTGGTGATCGACTGCGCGCTCGACGACGGTCAGCTGTCGGCGCTGGCCCGTCGTGCCGACCGGCTGGCAGTGATCACCGCCGCCTCCGGCGTCAGCATCACCGCCGCCTACGCGCTGATCAAGCGTCACCTCGCCGGCAATGCGCCGGTGACGGGCAGCGCGGCCCGCCCGGTGCATGTCGGCGTCAGCCGCGCGCGCTCGGTGGCCGACGCTCGCCAGGCCTTTGCCAGCCTGAATGGCGTGGTGAGCGAACACCTGGGCAGTGCGCTGCACTGGCTGGGCTGCCTGCCGAGCGGCTACCAGCGCCCGGTTTTCGCCACCGCGGGTGACGATGCCCTCAAGATCGGGCGCGATCTTGCCGAAAAGCTTTTCGTGACCCGCGAGGCGGAGAAAGCCGGTATGTTGTCGGCCCTGGACGACGCGCTCGCGGGTGACCGCAGCGACCGGGGAGGGCGTGCAGACGGATTCCCGGCCCAAGTGGCCTGA
- a CDS encoding RNA polymerase sigma factor FliA gives MYTASGTLDRDQLAKHYAPLVKRIAYHLMAKLPASVQVEDIIQNGMLGLLDAMSRYEEGLGAQFETYAVQRIRGAMLDGLRENDWLPRSLRRDMRRIETAIHTLEQQKGRQPTEGELAESLGMPLPEYQKMLQEARGYQLVYFEDFTDGDDDDYLDRHSVGTEDLDPLERLLDKNMRDVLVRAIGDLPDREKTVMGLYYEEDLNLREIGEILGVSESRVCQLHSQAIARLRSRIAARG, from the coding sequence ATGTACACCGCATCCGGAACACTGGACCGTGATCAGCTTGCCAAGCACTACGCGCCGCTGGTCAAGCGCATTGCCTACCACCTGATGGCCAAGTTGCCGGCCAGCGTGCAGGTCGAGGACATCATCCAGAACGGCATGCTGGGCCTGCTCGACGCGATGAGCCGCTACGAGGAAGGGCTGGGCGCGCAGTTCGAAACTTATGCCGTGCAGCGCATCCGCGGCGCCATGCTCGACGGCCTGCGCGAGAACGACTGGCTGCCGCGCAGCCTGCGCCGCGACATGCGCCGCATCGAAACCGCCATCCACACGCTGGAGCAGCAGAAGGGCCGTCAGCCGACCGAAGGCGAACTGGCCGAATCGCTCGGCATGCCGCTGCCCGAGTACCAGAAGATGCTGCAGGAAGCGCGCGGCTATCAGCTGGTCTATTTCGAGGACTTCACCGACGGCGACGACGATGATTACCTCGACCGCCACAGCGTCGGTACGGAAGATCTCGATCCGCTCGAACGACTGCTCGACAAGAATATGCGCGACGTGCTCGTGCGCGCCATCGGCGATCTGCCGGACCGCGAAAAGACGGTGATGGGCCTCTATTACGAAGAAGACCTGAACCTGCGCGAGATCGGCGAGATTCTCGGCGTATCCGAATCGCGCGTCTGCCAGCTGCACAGCCAGGCCATCGCCCGACTGCGCAGCCGCATCGCGGCGCGCGGCTAA
- a CDS encoding flagellar motor protein: protein MRVDRISIAGLLLGLAAIMLGQVLEGGSLSSLFQPAAFVIVLGGTLGATMLQTRFPIFMRGMRMGRWAFVAPSQVPDDMIRRLVAWAQLSRREGILALEKQVGNESDPFFRKGVQLLVDGADATRLREVMEVEITTYENTLRQAARVWDSAAGYSPTIGIMGAVLGLIHVMENLGDPTRLGAGIATAFVATIYGVGAANLIFLPIGRKLQTHVSQLIAVREIFVDGLVGIANGDNPRIIEGRLLGYVAQVPE from the coding sequence GTGCGCGTCGATCGCATCAGCATCGCCGGCCTGCTGCTCGGTCTGGCTGCCATCATGCTCGGGCAGGTGCTCGAGGGCGGCAGCCTGTCGTCGCTTTTCCAGCCGGCCGCCTTCGTCATCGTGCTCGGTGGCACGCTGGGCGCGACCATGCTGCAGACCCGTTTTCCCATCTTCATGCGCGGCATGCGCATGGGGCGCTGGGCCTTCGTCGCGCCGTCGCAGGTGCCGGACGACATGATCCGCCGGTTGGTCGCCTGGGCCCAGTTGTCGCGGCGCGAGGGCATCCTGGCGCTGGAGAAGCAGGTCGGCAACGAAAGCGATCCGTTCTTCCGCAAGGGCGTGCAATTGCTGGTCGATGGTGCTGACGCGACCCGCCTGCGCGAGGTGATGGAGGTCGAGATCACCACCTACGAGAACACGCTGCGCCAGGCGGCGCGCGTGTGGGATTCGGCCGCCGGCTATTCGCCAACCATAGGCATCATGGGCGCGGTGCTGGGACTGATCCACGTGATGGAGAACCTCGGTGATCCGACCCGGCTCGGCGCCGGCATCGCCACCGCCTTCGTCGCCACCATCTACGGCGTCGGTGCGGCCAATCTGATTTTCCTGCCTATCGGTCGCAAGCTGCAGACCCACGTGTCGCAGCTCATCGCGGTGCGCGAAATCTTCGTCGATGGTCTGGTCGGCATCGCCAACGGCGACAACCCGCGCATCATCGAGGGCAGGCTGCTCGGCTACGTTGCTCAGGTGCCGGAGTGA
- a CDS encoding flagellar motor protein MotB, whose amino-acid sequence MSAPRKRRYVPESDENHDRWLVSYADLVTLLFAFFVVMYAISQVSESKYRVLSASLTSAFSARDGVQLIELPAVAPPRSALQIELDQVRQARAAAKEKERRERAQRTMTELTQALSALTRDGQATVTDGALGITVDLDATFLFGRGDATLEPAARDIIAAVAGVLLYSDFPLVIEGHTDNVLATGRGMSNWSLSALRAAAVTQVFEEQGIIPARLTAAGLADQRPIAGNDSEEGRAKNRRVSIRIETYSTDRAALNGAPANAPVEVPEGSLGSSFPRL is encoded by the coding sequence GTGAGCGCGCCGCGCAAGCGTCGCTACGTGCCGGAGTCGGATGAGAATCACGACCGCTGGCTGGTGTCCTACGCCGATCTGGTCACCTTGCTGTTCGCCTTCTTTGTCGTGATGTACGCGATTTCCCAGGTCAGCGAGAGCAAGTACCGCGTGCTCAGCGCCTCGCTGACCAGCGCCTTCTCCGCCCGCGACGGCGTCCAGCTGATCGAGCTGCCTGCGGTGGCGCCGCCGCGCAGTGCGCTGCAGATTGAGCTCGATCAGGTCCGCCAGGCGCGTGCCGCCGCGAAAGAAAAAGAAAGGCGCGAACGTGCGCAGCGCACGATGACCGAGCTGACGCAGGCGCTGTCGGCGCTGACGCGCGACGGTCAGGCCACGGTCACCGACGGTGCGCTCGGCATCACCGTCGATCTCGACGCGACCTTCCTGTTCGGCCGTGGCGACGCGACGCTGGAACCCGCGGCGCGCGACATCATCGCGGCGGTGGCCGGCGTGCTGCTCTACAGCGATTTTCCGCTGGTGATCGAAGGACACACGGACAACGTGCTGGCCACCGGGCGTGGCATGTCGAACTGGTCGCTGTCGGCATTGCGCGCGGCGGCGGTGACCCAGGTGTTCGAGGAGCAGGGCATCATTCCGGCAAGGCTCACCGCGGCAGGACTTGCCGATCAGCGGCCGATTGCCGGCAACGACAGCGAAGAGGGGCGAGCGAAGAATCGTCGCGTATCCATCCGCATCGAAACGTACTCGACCGACCGCGCGGCGCTCAATGGCGCGCCGGCGAATGCGCCGGTCGAGGTGCCCGAGGGCAGCCTCGGCTCCAGCTTCCCCAGGCTCTGA
- a CDS encoding Spy/CpxP family protein refolding chaperone has translation MPVSRTLPLLSLVLLLMTACASAPDRDVDRSRRGPPAEARSGGSAGVVDDLQTQLAEVEQSLSLTPLQQPLWERYRETIGALMADQLRLDPRPVTRVDAVRQIGRKVDVVRNRLVAMEDIAEAAELLYGTLDPNQRRVADRLLPGTVPALYSGLPGRGAEDGSARDRHGERGGPPSGGRRERAQ, from the coding sequence ATGCCCGTTTCCCGCACCCTCCCGCTGCTCAGCCTCGTGCTGCTGCTGATGACCGCCTGCGCCTCCGCACCGGACCGCGACGTCGACCGCTCACGACGCGGCCCCCCGGCTGAGGCACGCAGCGGCGGCAGTGCCGGTGTCGTCGACGATCTGCAGACGCAACTGGCCGAGGTGGAGCAGAGCTTGTCGCTGACTCCTCTTCAGCAGCCTCTGTGGGAGCGTTACCGCGAGACGATAGGCGCGCTGATGGCAGACCAGCTGCGGCTGGACCCGCGCCCCGTCACACGCGTCGACGCAGTGAGGCAGATAGGTCGCAAGGTCGATGTGGTTCGCAACCGGCTGGTCGCGATGGAAGACATCGCCGAGGCGGCGGAACTGCTGTACGGCACGCTCGACCCCAACCAGCGGCGCGTCGCCGACCGGCTGCTGCCGGGCACGGTGCCGGCGCTTTACTCCGGTTTGCCCGGCCGCGGGGCAGAGGACGGGTCTGCGCGCGACCGCCATGGCGAGCGCGGCGGCCCACCTTCCGGCGGACGCCGCGAGCGGGCGCAATGA
- a CDS encoding flagella synthesis protein FlgN produces MTQNELAAQISARLSVLMTEEVASLRAAIGHLDAERRALESGDVDTLPVLAARKSEVYGRLAQLGDARTALLARAGVKPAKADIDALFASGPEWTACRKPFADLLELAREAHDANLANGLMIRAQMKSSQQALAVLMSAAEQASTYGPDGQAMARTSRRSFGSA; encoded by the coding sequence ATGACCCAGAACGAACTGGCCGCGCAGATTTCCGCGCGACTGTCCGTACTGATGACCGAGGAGGTCGCGTCCTTGCGCGCGGCCATCGGCCATCTCGATGCCGAGCGCCGCGCGCTCGAATCCGGTGATGTCGATACCCTGCCCGTGCTTGCCGCACGCAAGTCGGAGGTCTACGGCCGCCTCGCGCAGTTGGGCGATGCGCGCACGGCGCTGCTTGCGCGTGCCGGCGTGAAGCCGGCGAAGGCCGACATTGACGCACTGTTCGCCAGCGGACCGGAATGGACCGCCTGCCGCAAACCCTTTGCCGACCTGCTCGAACTGGCTCGCGAAGCACACGACGCAAATCTGGCGAACGGGTTGATGATCCGCGCGCAGATGAAGTCCAGCCAGCAGGCGCTTGCCGTGCTGATGTCGGCCGCCGAGCAGGCATCGACCTACGGGCCGGACGGTCAGGCGATGGCACGCACCAGCCGTCGCTCTTTCGGCAGCGCCTGA
- the flgM gene encoding flagellar biosynthesis anti-sigma factor FlgM encodes MKIDGTGKPLGPTSTSTTRNSSGNTPTNSTSATPSAGAQVDVSSTSSRLRELESTIANVPVVDSARVDEIKQAIADGRFKVNADRVADSLIESVRQMLNTRPAT; translated from the coding sequence GTGAAAATCGACGGAACTGGAAAGCCGCTTGGTCCGACTTCAACTTCGACCACGCGCAACTCGTCGGGCAACACCCCGACCAATTCGACTTCGGCCACGCCTTCCGCGGGTGCCCAGGTCGATGTTTCGAGCACCTCCTCGCGTCTGCGCGAGCTCGAATCGACCATTGCCAATGTGCCGGTGGTCGACAGCGCTCGCGTCGATGAAATCAAGCAGGCCATTGCCGACGGTCGCTTCAAGGTCAACGCCGATCGCGTGGCCGACAGCCTGATCGAAAGCGTGCGCCAGATGCTGAATACGCGCCCGGCGACCTGA
- the flgA gene encoding flagellar basal body P-ring formation chaperone FlgA, whose protein sequence is MFRRPLLMLLLALCSSAQAQTSPEALRATVSQYLTAQAASMPGKAVVEVGQPDARIALAACTAHEPFLPPGARPWGRVSVGVRCLAGANWTVYIPSRVRIEGDYLVAARALGRGQVVADGDYAFMRGDLTELPPNMITDPQQAVGQSVNVAIGAGQPLRADWLRAPVAVQQGQIVKLFARGNGFSVSHDGRALATAQSGQTVQIRTGSGQVVSGVARPGGLVEVIY, encoded by the coding sequence ATGTTCCGCCGTCCTCTTCTCATGCTGCTGCTTGCCCTGTGCTCCAGCGCGCAGGCACAGACCTCACCGGAGGCGCTGCGCGCTACCGTCAGCCAGTACCTGACCGCGCAGGCGGCAAGCATGCCGGGCAAGGCTGTGGTCGAAGTCGGCCAGCCGGACGCGCGGATCGCGTTGGCAGCCTGCACGGCGCACGAGCCCTTCCTGCCGCCGGGCGCCCGACCCTGGGGTCGCGTCAGCGTCGGCGTACGCTGCCTCGCCGGCGCCAACTGGACCGTCTACATTCCGTCGCGCGTTCGCATCGAAGGTGACTATCTCGTCGCAGCGCGCGCGCTGGGCCGTGGCCAGGTGGTGGCCGACGGCGATTACGCCTTCATGCGCGGCGACCTCACCGAACTGCCGCCGAACATGATTACCGATCCTCAGCAGGCCGTCGGGCAGTCGGTGAATGTCGCCATCGGTGCCGGCCAGCCGCTGCGCGCCGACTGGCTGCGCGCACCGGTCGCCGTGCAACAGGGGCAGATCGTGAAACTGTTCGCACGCGGCAACGGCTTCTCGGTCAGTCACGATGGCCGTGCGCTGGCCACCGCGCAGTCAGGCCAGACAGTGCAGATCCGCACCGGCAGCGGTCAGGTGGTGAGCGGCGTAGCACGTCCGGGCGGTCTCGTCGAAGTGATCTATTAG
- the flgB gene encoding flagellar basal body rod protein FlgB yields the protein MPTPLDRHLNLHQAALGVRAARQQQLASNIANADTPHYKARDIEFRSALESALGGKLGGPVELARTSSSHIEAKGSGALDQSMKYRTETQSSVDGNTVDMDVERAAFAENSVQYEALLTFISGRLRTMQQAIQGQ from the coding sequence ATGCCGACACCTCTCGACCGACATCTCAACCTGCATCAAGCCGCCCTCGGCGTGCGCGCCGCGCGCCAGCAGCAGCTGGCGTCGAACATCGCCAACGCCGATACGCCGCACTACAAGGCACGCGATATCGAGTTCCGGAGTGCGCTCGAAAGCGCGCTGGGCGGCAAGCTCGGTGGGCCGGTGGAACTGGCGCGTACTTCCAGCTCGCACATCGAAGCCAAGGGCAGCGGCGCACTTGATCAGTCGATGAAGTACCGCACCGAAACGCAGTCCAGCGTCGATGGCAACACGGTAGATATGGACGTCGAGCGCGCGGCATTCGCCGAGAACTCGGTGCAGTACGAAGCGCTGCTCACCTTCATCAGCGGTCGCCTGCGCACGATGCAGCAGGCGATCCAGGGCCAGTAA
- the flgC gene encoding flagellar basal body rod protein FlgC, giving the protein MFNVFGIAGSALTAQSVRLNTTSSNLANADSVTTANGQPYRAKQVVFEMKPIADGGEASGVRVTQIVESAAPLRSTYDPTNPAANADGYVQMPNVNVVEEMVNMISASRSYQTNAEMMNTAKQLMLKTLTIGQ; this is encoded by the coding sequence ATGTTCAACGTGTTCGGTATCGCCGGTTCGGCACTGACTGCGCAGTCGGTGCGACTGAACACGACGTCGAGCAATCTCGCCAACGCCGACTCCGTGACCACGGCCAACGGCCAGCCCTACCGCGCCAAGCAGGTGGTGTTCGAAATGAAGCCGATCGCCGACGGCGGCGAAGCCAGCGGTGTGCGCGTGACGCAGATCGTCGAGAGCGCGGCGCCGCTGCGCAGCACCTACGACCCGACCAACCCGGCTGCCAACGCCGACGGCTACGTGCAGATGCCCAACGTCAATGTCGTGGAGGAGATGGTCAACATGATTTCCGCCTCCCGCTCGTATCAGACCAACGCGGAAATGATGAATACCGCGAAGCAGCTGATGCTCAAGACCCTCACCATCGGACAGTAA
- a CDS encoding flagellar hook assembly protein FlgD, translated as MATNPVNGNSAADLYSSLNTTQKQATSELDAAQNRFLMLLTTQLRMQDPLSPMDNAQVTSQLAQISTVDGITKLNSTLEKMMESTSDAQHLQATALVGHAVLIEGSDLKLVEGQSMGGVELTTPADDVVVTIKGANGVIVREMALGDQEAGITQFVWDGKDNSGTAVAQDGSYSFSVKAVQGGKTLTSTPLELAVVGSVERTGGVTRLNVGQQGLVTMNDIKQIY; from the coding sequence ATGGCTACCAATCCCGTCAATGGCAATTCTGCCGCCGACCTCTACAGCTCACTGAACACGACGCAGAAGCAGGCAACGTCAGAACTCGATGCGGCGCAGAACCGCTTCCTGATGCTGCTCACCACGCAGCTCAGAATGCAGGATCCGCTCAGCCCGATGGACAACGCGCAGGTCACCTCGCAGCTGGCGCAGATCAGCACCGTCGATGGCATCACCAAGCTCAACAGCACGCTGGAAAAGATGATGGAGAGCACCAGCGATGCGCAGCACCTGCAGGCGACGGCGCTGGTCGGCCACGCGGTGCTGATCGAAGGTTCGGACCTGAAGCTGGTCGAGGGGCAGTCGATGGGGGGGGTCGAGCTGACCACTCCGGCCGACGATGTCGTCGTCACCATCAAGGGTGCGAATGGCGTGATCGTCCGCGAGATGGCGTTGGGCGATCAGGAGGCCGGCATCACGCAATTCGTCTGGGACGGCAAGGACAACTCTGGCACGGCAGTTGCTCAGGATGGTTCGTACTCCTTCTCCGTGAAAGCGGTGCAGGGGGGCAAGACGCTGACCAGCACGCCGCTCGAACTCGCGGTGGTCGGCAGCGTCGAGCGCACCGGCGGTGTCACCCGCCTGAATGTGGGCCAGCAGGGGCTGGTCACGATGAACGACATCAAGCAGATCTACTGA
- the flgE gene encoding flagellar hook protein FlgE produces MAFQQGLSGLNIASKALDAISNNVANSTTVGFKQSQAQFADIYATTLGGGGSAQIGIGARVNGVAQQFAQGNITVTSNPLDIAINGEGFFRMSDNGDVLYTRNGQFSVDKQGYIVNGSGYRLTGYGTDANDNIVVTAPIDLRIDTALSGAEPTSTTAADLAVNLDSRLSPPVTAPFSTADTSSFSYSTSMTTYDSLGNPHVMSMYFVKSATPNQWDLHTTLDGGAPTAATTLTFNSNGGLVGPSTVAQSFAITTGATTPLTFDLNLGNSTQYGTTFSVNAVAQDGYTSGRLSGLSVSPEGIIQGRYTNGQSRTLGQVVLASFQNPDGMVQLGSNAWAETSFSGPPAVGEPGTGNRGGLQPGAVEDSNVDLTAELVNMITQQRAYQANAQSIKTQDQIMQTLVNLR; encoded by the coding sequence ATGGCCTTCCAGCAAGGACTTTCCGGACTGAACATCGCCTCCAAGGCGCTCGACGCGATCAGCAACAACGTCGCGAACTCGACCACCGTGGGTTTCAAGCAGTCGCAGGCACAATTTGCCGACATCTACGCGACCACGCTGGGCGGCGGCGGTTCGGCCCAGATCGGTATCGGCGCTCGGGTGAATGGCGTTGCCCAGCAGTTCGCGCAGGGCAACATCACCGTCACCAGCAATCCGCTGGACATCGCCATCAACGGTGAGGGCTTCTTCCGGATGAGCGACAACGGCGACGTGCTCTACACGCGCAACGGTCAGTTCTCGGTCGATAAGCAGGGCTACATCGTCAATGGCTCCGGTTACCGGCTCACCGGTTACGGCACCGACGCCAACGACAACATCGTGGTGACTGCACCGATCGATCTGCGCATCGACACTGCGCTGTCAGGTGCCGAACCGACGTCGACCACGGCGGCCGACCTCGCGGTCAACCTCGACTCGCGACTGTCGCCGCCGGTCACGGCGCCGTTCTCGACCGCAGACACGTCGAGCTTCTCGTATTCCACGTCGATGACCACCTACGACTCGCTCGGCAATCCGCATGTGATGTCGATGTACTTCGTCAAGTCGGCCACGCCGAACCAGTGGGATCTCCATACGACGCTGGACGGTGGCGCGCCGACGGCAGCGACCACCCTGACCTTTAATTCGAACGGTGGTCTGGTCGGCCCGTCCACGGTGGCGCAGTCCTTCGCCATCACCACCGGCGCCACCACGCCGCTGACCTTCGATCTCAACCTCGGCAACTCGACCCAGTACGGCACCACGTTCAGCGTGAATGCTGTTGCGCAGGATGGCTATACCTCGGGTCGGCTGTCCGGCCTCAGCGTGTCGCCGGAAGGCATCATCCAGGGGCGCTATACCAATGGCCAGTCGCGCACGCTGGGTCAGGTCGTGCTCGCCTCGTTCCAGAATCCGGATGGCATGGTGCAGCTGGGCAGCAACGCCTGGGCGGAAACCTCCTTCTCCGGTCCGCCGGCCGTCGGTGAGCCCGGCACGGGCAATCGCGGCGGTCTGCAGCCGGGCGCGGTCGAGGACTCCAACGTCGACCTCACCGCCGAGCTGGTTAACATGATCACGCAGCAGCGCGCCTATCAGGCGAACGCGCAATCGATCAAGACGCAGGATCAGATCATGCAGACGCTGGTGAACCTGCGCTGA
- the flgF gene encoding flagellar basal-body rod protein FlgF, giving the protein MDRVIYTAMTGAKWTMERQASVAHNLANASTTGYRAEEHRLRAVQVQTEAFASRAFVIDASVKNDYTPGALQQTGRSYDMAIQGKGWFTLAMPDGTEAYTRNGHFQVSPTGILQNHEGIPLQGETGPITVPPDTEVTLGADGTLSAVQRTGGVNQVNPIGRLKLVDPPENTLKRGDDGLFRSTAPGLQPQAQNVRVVGGYLEGSNVNVVDQVVAMISLSRQFEMQTKMLQTAERNDQAASQVLGNN; this is encoded by the coding sequence ATGGACCGCGTGATCTATACCGCGATGACCGGCGCGAAGTGGACGATGGAGCGCCAGGCTTCGGTCGCCCACAATCTCGCCAATGCATCGACCACCGGCTATCGCGCGGAGGAGCACCGTCTGCGTGCCGTGCAGGTGCAGACCGAGGCGTTCGCGTCGCGCGCATTCGTCATCGACGCCAGCGTGAAGAACGACTACACGCCGGGCGCGCTGCAGCAGACCGGGCGCTCATACGACATGGCGATACAGGGCAAGGGCTGGTTCACGCTGGCCATGCCTGACGGCACCGAGGCCTACACGCGCAACGGCCACTTCCAGGTCAGCCCGACCGGCATCCTGCAGAACCATGAGGGTATTCCTCTGCAGGGCGAGACCGGTCCGATCACCGTGCCGCCGGACACCGAGGTGACGCTGGGGGCCGACGGCACGCTGTCTGCCGTGCAGCGCACCGGCGGCGTGAACCAGGTCAACCCGATCGGCCGTCTGAAGCTGGTCGATCCGCCCGAGAACACACTCAAGCGCGGCGACGACGGCTTGTTCCGCTCGACTGCACCCGGACTGCAGCCGCAGGCACAGAACGTGCGTGTCGTCGGCGGCTACCTCGAAGGCAGCAATGTGAATGTGGTCGATCAGGTGGTGGCAATGATTTCGCTGTCCCGCCAGTTCGAGATGCAGACCAAGATGCTGCAGACCGCCGAACGCAACGACCAGGCTGCCTCGCAGGTTCTGGGCAACAACTGA
- the flgG gene encoding flagellar basal-body rod protein FlgG, with product MIRSLWIARTGMDAHQTQLDVITNNLANVSTNGFKRARAVFEDLLYQTMRQPGALNTQQNTIPSGLQIGTGVRPVATERIHTQGNIQQTGGTLDVAIQGEGFFQIQMPDGTLSYTRDGAFQKDAQGVMVTSSGFPVQPQITIPADAVSVTIGRDGVVSVLQAGQNAPTQIGQLQLATFVNTGGLQSVGENLFVETASSGVPTPNTPGTNGAGLLNQGFVETSNVNVVEELVNMIQTQRAYEINSRAIQTSDQMLARLTQL from the coding sequence ATGATTCGCTCGCTGTGGATTGCCCGCACCGGCATGGATGCACATCAGACTCAGCTCGATGTCATCACCAACAACCTCGCGAACGTCAGTACCAACGGTTTCAAGCGTGCCCGCGCCGTGTTCGAGGATCTGCTGTACCAGACCATGCGTCAGCCGGGCGCGCTGAACACGCAACAGAACACCATTCCGTCGGGCCTGCAGATCGGTACCGGCGTGCGTCCGGTGGCGACCGAACGGATCCATACGCAAGGCAATATCCAGCAGACCGGCGGTACGCTCGACGTGGCCATCCAGGGCGAAGGCTTCTTCCAGATCCAGATGCCGGACGGCACGCTGTCCTATACCCGTGACGGCGCTTTCCAGAAGGACGCGCAGGGCGTCATGGTTACCTCAAGCGGCTTCCCGGTGCAGCCGCAGATCACCATTCCGGCTGATGCAGTGTCGGTCACCATCGGCCGTGATGGCGTGGTGAGCGTGCTGCAGGCCGGTCAGAACGCGCCGACCCAGATCGGCCAGCTGCAACTGGCGACCTTCGTGAATACCGGTGGCCTGCAGAGCGTCGGCGAAAACCTGTTCGTCGAAACCGCCTCCAGCGGCGTGCCGACGCCGAACACCCCGGGCACCAATGGCGCCGGCCTGCTCAATCAGGGCTTCGTCGAAACGTCGAACGTGAACGTGGTCGAGGAACTGGTGAACATGATCCAGACCCAGCGCGCCTACGAAATCAACTCGCGCGCCATCCAGACGTCGGACCAGATGCTGGCCCGACTGACCCAGCTGTAA
- a CDS encoding flagellar basal body L-ring protein FlgH → MNAQRLHLAARCAGFAVVLVVAAMLAGCVTTTPPTAVHQPMSVRPEPRPQYQTNAGAIFQPGAVRPLFEDRRARMVGDTLVINLSERTQAAKKSSSSADRSQDIEVSVPRIAGVPLKGAQGIGVQANSENVFAGKGASSADNNFTGTITVTVIEVLPNGNLLVSGEKKVAINQGDEYIRFSGVVNPTQVTAANTVQSTQVADARIEYRATGYIDEAQVMGWLGRFFLSFLPL, encoded by the coding sequence ATGAATGCCCAACGCCTTCACCTTGCCGCCCGCTGCGCAGGTTTTGCCGTGGTGCTGGTCGTGGCGGCAATGCTTGCCGGCTGCGTCACGACGACGCCGCCGACCGCGGTGCATCAGCCGATGTCGGTGCGTCCGGAACCGCGTCCGCAGTATCAGACCAACGCTGGCGCGATCTTTCAGCCGGGCGCCGTGCGACCGCTGTTCGAGGACCGTCGCGCGCGCATGGTCGGCGACACGCTGGTGATCAACCTGAGCGAGCGCACGCAGGCGGCGAAGAAGTCGTCGAGCTCGGCTGATCGCTCGCAGGACATCGAGGTCAGCGTGCCGCGCATCGCCGGCGTGCCGCTCAAGGGCGCACAGGGCATCGGCGTGCAGGCGAACAGCGAGAACGTGTTCGCCGGCAAGGGCGCGTCCTCGGCCGACAACAACTTCACTGGCACCATCACCGTCACCGTGATCGAGGTGCTGCCGAACGGCAATCTGCTGGTGTCCGGTGAGAAGAAGGTCGCGATCAACCAGGGCGACGAGTACATCCGCTTCTCCGGCGTCGTGAATCCGACCCAGGTGACCGCGGCGAACACGGTGCAGTCCACCCAGGTGGCCGATGCGCGCATCGAGTACCGCGCCACCGGCTATATCGACGAGGCGCAGGTGATGGGCTGGCTGGGCCGCTTCTTCCTGAGCTTCCTGCCGCTGTGA